One Candidatus Marinarcus aquaticus genomic window carries:
- a CDS encoding anthranilate synthase component II, which translates to MILMIDNYDSFTYNIVQYCLELGADLKVIRNDEMSVQEIEALNPEKIILSPGPATPNEAGVCLEVIEHFANTKPIFGICLGHQSIAQVFGGEVVRASNMMHGKISKIKIIKESPIFKGLPKEFTQTRYHSLIVKKDTLPSQIIPTAMSCDDNEIMALEIKDKQVYGVQFHPESIMSEYGYEMIDNFLKL; encoded by the coding sequence ATGATATTAATGATTGATAACTATGACAGTTTTACGTATAACATCGTTCAATACTGTTTAGAGTTGGGTGCGGACTTAAAGGTTATTCGTAACGATGAGATGAGTGTCCAAGAGATTGAAGCATTGAATCCTGAAAAAATCATTCTCTCTCCTGGACCTGCAACACCGAATGAAGCAGGTGTTTGTCTGGAAGTCATTGAACATTTTGCTAACACCAAACCAATTTTTGGTATTTGTTTGGGGCATCAAAGTATTGCACAAGTATTTGGTGGTGAAGTGGTACGTGCAAGTAATATGATGCATGGAAAAATTTCAAAAATCAAAATAATCAAAGAGAGTCCTATTTTTAAGGGTTTACCAAAAGAGTTTACTCAAACACGATACCACTCTTTGATTGTGAAAAAAGATACATTACCCAGTCAAATTATTCCTACTGCTATGAGTTGTGATGACAATGAAATCATGGCTTTAGAGATTAAAGATAAACAAGTTTATGGAGTACAATTTCATCCCGAATCGATTATGAGTGAATATGGGTATGAAATGATTGATAATTTTTTAAAACTATGA
- a CDS encoding type II secretion system protein codes for MLGQSKKAFGFLELILVLALLGLVAWMILPHLNPLNSKLDTAAKRLILYLQQTRYQAMLNNPYSSDDALWHKKRWTLKFLNCTNESDGLYYAIYSDTNKTGQIAKDETLKDPLTQKYIYNNNQCEKRKDRSAFTLLTKEFGITEVKISCNDTSTIGQLSFGYDGKLYSRLSILEYDSDAYLVDKPCNIRLSNGKQSRTIVVEPITGYIHFQ; via the coding sequence ATGCTGGGGCAATCTAAAAAAGCGTTTGGTTTTTTAGAGTTGATTTTGGTTTTAGCACTTCTTGGTTTAGTTGCATGGATGATATTGCCTCATTTAAACCCTTTAAATTCAAAATTAGACACAGCAGCAAAACGTTTGATACTCTATTTGCAACAGACACGTTATCAAGCAATGCTAAATAATCCTTACAGTTCTGATGATGCATTATGGCATAAAAAAAGGTGGACATTAAAATTCTTAAACTGTACCAATGAGAGTGATGGTCTTTATTATGCAATCTACAGTGATACTAATAAGACAGGACAAATTGCAAAAGATGAAACACTTAAAGATCCACTTACACAAAAGTATATCTATAACAATAATCAATGTGAAAAGAGAAAAGATAGAAGTGCTTTTACACTTTTAACAAAAGAGTTTGGTATCACAGAGGTTAAAATCAGTTGTAATGATACCTCTACCATTGGGCAACTCTCTTTTGGTTATGATGGTAAACTCTACTCTCGTCTGTCAATTCTTGAGTATGATTCTGATGCCTATTTGGTTGATAAACCTTGTAATATCAGACTCTCTAATGGTAAGCAAAGCCGCACAAT
- a CDS encoding glycosyltransferase family 39 protein: protein MRHLTQNWHVNILGFVLFLFTAVLLLIADNLSISYKEALTFYDEKNLLHYLSNLSVYFLGQSNIALRFPFILFYVLSVILMYKMTADYFKYESDRLISVLIFMFLPGIIGASLLVNNSIIVIFCTILYLYYYRTYNRHNYVLLFIFVFLDNSFAILFLALFFYAMKNRQNQLFIISLILFGLSMYIFGFDTFGKPKSHILDTFAIYASIFSPLLFLYFFYSMYRIGVKGKRSIYWYVSMTAFLFSFLLSFRQKIYIEDFAPFVVVTVPLMMKLFFHSLRVRLPRFRDKHYKVAALTLFLLFVNVGVILFNKPIYLMLKQSDDHFAYNYHFADEIAQLLQKSNIYTVTSNDYKLLKRLEFYGIHTDKKSTNFISIKPLNVYDKKFQIDYFNTNILNIYYVNLKK, encoded by the coding sequence ATGAGACACTTAACTCAAAACTGGCATGTAAATATATTGGGGTTTGTGCTCTTTTTGTTTACGGCCGTTTTACTTTTAATTGCAGACAATTTAAGTATCAGTTACAAAGAAGCACTCACTTTTTATGATGAGAAGAACTTACTGCACTATTTGAGTAATCTCTCTGTCTATTTTTTAGGTCAAAGTAACATAGCTCTTCGATTTCCTTTTATCCTTTTTTATGTTTTAAGTGTTATTTTGATGTATAAAATGACAGCAGATTATTTTAAATATGAATCTGACCGATTGATTTCCGTGCTCATATTTATGTTTTTACCGGGAATTATTGGAGCTTCACTGCTTGTCAATAACTCCATCATCGTTATTTTTTGTACCATTTTATATCTTTATTATTACAGAACGTATAATCGACACAACTATGTATTGCTTTTTATTTTTGTTTTTTTAGACAACTCGTTTGCCATTTTGTTTTTAGCACTCTTCTTTTATGCCATGAAAAATCGACAAAATCAGCTTTTTATTATTTCGCTTATTTTGTTTGGTTTATCGATGTATATTTTTGGCTTTGATACCTTTGGAAAACCCAAAAGCCACATACTAGATACCTTTGCGATTTATGCATCAATTTTTTCACCACTGCTTTTTTTGTACTTTTTTTACAGCATGTATCGTATTGGTGTAAAAGGAAAACGTTCAATTTATTGGTACGTATCCATGACGGCTTTTCTGTTCTCTTTTCTGCTCTCTTTTCGACAAAAGATATACATAGAAGATTTTGCACCGTTTGTGGTTGTAACAGTACCTTTGATGATGAAACTCTTTTTTCACTCTTTAAGAGTGCGACTGCCAAGGTTCAGAGATAAGCATTATAAAGTTGCAGCATTAACACTCTTTTTATTATTTGTAAATGTAGGTGTTATTTTGTTCAATAAACCCATTTATTTGATGCTCAAACAAAGTGATGACCATTTTGCATATAATTATCACTTTGCCGATGAAATTGCACAGCTTTTACAAAAAAGCAATATTTATACGGTGACTTCAAATGACTATAAACTTTTAAAACGCCTAGAGTTTTATGGCATACATACAGATAAAAAAAGCACCAATTTTATATCCATCAAACCTTTAAATGTATACGATAAAAAATTTCAAATCGATTATTTTAATACCAACATATTAAATATTTATTATGTCAACTTAAAGAAGTAA
- a CDS encoding methyl-accepting chemotaxis protein, whose product MKSLSIKSKLLLIVVCTIILVATLIAVKAIHSLNTLTQENIQEYEKNAYAAQEKELKSYVQFAVNVVEEYHKKSDINKIKQDIKNDLEGQMNFLFFMLEDLYKKFKGKVSEAELKKVLLDAIGSARYGTNNGYFFVYNKDAIVLKHPINPTKEGKRYPKPHILNFIDLALKNKQGLVSYEQVVPNKPPREKVSYVKLFEPFNWVIGTGAYLDNITNELKRQALHELELMRYGKNGYFYVYDYDGVNLVLPIKPELVGKNLMHLKSKKGVYFIKELIDVAKKGSGSVKYDFFKPNDDKPYEKIGYVMGFDDWQWMIGTGAYTDEIAEHIEKMQEQSDEKISSIVWGIVLIALVISLLVMAVVIFFITQQVNKPLSSFEKGLLDFFSYLNKEKTTVDKLEIHNDDEIGSMSKIVNENIEQTKKLIEQDEKVINDVKSVVQQVNQGNLTQRVTHTTGNRGLEELKNIFNNMLDLISNKINNNLNVIDEALNEFKKLNFTHRLQKADGRVAQALNSLADTINEMLMNNMNNGMSLEHNAQKLLQTVTTLNTASNESAASLEQTAAALEEITSNIASSSQNILQMVDVANKVSASAQEGEDMANKTTSSMDSINDEVIAINEAITVIDQIAFQTNILSLNAAVEAATAGEAGKGFAVVAQEVRNLAARSAEAAKEIKSIVEAATIKANEGKVISTQMIEGYTALKSNIQENLGLIKSVESSSQEQRTGIEQINDAIAALDRQTQQNASVANLSHEIAEETQHIARQILQEVEKKEFIGKKKMNANEESDEV is encoded by the coding sequence ATGAAATCGTTATCGATAAAATCAAAACTGCTGTTAATCGTGGTGTGTACCATTATTTTAGTGGCAACGCTTATTGCTGTTAAAGCCATTCACTCATTGAATACTTTGACACAAGAGAATATCCAAGAATATGAAAAAAATGCATATGCTGCACAAGAAAAAGAGCTGAAGTCATATGTGCAGTTTGCTGTAAATGTGGTTGAAGAGTATCACAAAAAATCAGACATCAATAAAATCAAACAGGATATAAAAAATGATCTGGAAGGGCAAATGAACTTTCTGTTTTTTATGTTGGAAGATTTATATAAAAAATTTAAAGGCAAAGTCTCTGAAGCAGAGTTAAAAAAAGTTTTATTGGATGCGATTGGTTCCGCACGTTATGGTACAAACAATGGTTACTTTTTTGTGTATAACAAAGATGCTATTGTTTTAAAACATCCGATTAATCCAACCAAAGAAGGAAAACGATATCCCAAACCTCACATTCTAAATTTTATAGATTTGGCATTAAAAAATAAACAAGGATTGGTCTCTTATGAACAAGTTGTTCCCAATAAACCACCTCGTGAAAAAGTCTCTTATGTAAAACTGTTTGAACCTTTTAACTGGGTGATTGGAACAGGAGCATATTTAGATAATATTACCAATGAGTTAAAGCGACAAGCCTTGCATGAGCTTGAACTGATGCGTTATGGTAAAAATGGTTATTTTTATGTTTATGATTATGATGGTGTAAATTTAGTGCTTCCTATTAAACCTGAATTAGTGGGTAAAAATTTGATGCATCTTAAGAGTAAAAAAGGTGTCTATTTTATTAAAGAACTCATTGATGTGGCTAAAAAAGGTAGTGGATCTGTTAAATATGATTTTTTCAAACCCAATGATGATAAACCCTATGAAAAAATTGGTTATGTAATGGGATTTGATGATTGGCAATGGATGATTGGAACAGGTGCATATACAGATGAAATTGCAGAGCACATTGAAAAAATGCAAGAACAATCCGATGAAAAGATTTCCTCTATTGTTTGGGGTATTGTGTTGATTGCTCTTGTTATTTCTTTGCTTGTGATGGCTGTTGTCATCTTTTTTATTACGCAACAAGTGAATAAACCATTGAGTTCATTTGAAAAAGGGTTATTGGACTTTTTCAGTTATTTAAACAAAGAGAAAACCACCGTGGATAAATTAGAAATTCACAATGACGATGAAATTGGTTCCATGTCTAAAATTGTCAATGAAAATATTGAACAGACTAAAAAACTTATTGAACAAGATGAAAAAGTCATCAATGATGTAAAAAGTGTTGTTCAACAGGTCAACCAAGGAAATTTAACTCAAAGGGTAACTCATACAACGGGCAATAGAGGGTTAGAAGAACTTAAAAATATTTTTAATAACATGCTTGATCTGATTTCAAATAAGATCAATAATAATCTCAATGTGATTGATGAAGCCTTGAATGAGTTTAAAAAACTCAACTTTACACATCGCCTTCAAAAAGCAGATGGGCGTGTGGCACAAGCCTTGAACTCTTTGGCAGATACTATCAATGAAATGTTGATGAATAATATGAACAATGGAATGAGTTTAGAACACAACGCACAAAAACTTTTACAAACAGTGACGACATTAAATACAGCTTCAAATGAATCTGCAGCAAGTTTAGAGCAAACAGCCGCCGCATTAGAAGAAATCACGTCCAATATTGCAAGCAGCAGTCAAAACATCTTGCAAATGGTTGATGTGGCCAATAAAGTCTCGGCTTCTGCGCAAGAGGGTGAAGATATGGCAAATAAAACAACGAGTTCGATGGACAGTATCAATGATGAAGTCATTGCCATTAATGAAGCCATTACGGTCATTGATCAAATTGCATTTCAAACGAATATTTTATCACTCAATGCTGCAGTAGAAGCAGCCACAGCTGGAGAAGCAGGAAAAGGGTTTGCTGTGGTTGCACAAGAGGTTCGAAATCTAGCAGCAAGAAGTGCGGAAGCAGCCAAAGAGATTAAAAGTATTGTAGAGGCTGCGACCATTAAAGCCAATGAAGGAAAAGTGATCTCTACACAGATGATTGAAGGGTACACTGCTTTAAAAAGTAATATTCAAGAGAATTTAGGATTAATTAAAAGCGTGGAGTCTTCAAGTCAAGAGCAACGAACAGGAATAGAGCAAATCAATGATGCGATTGCAGCGTTGGATCGACAAACCCAACAAAATGCAAGTGTGGCAAATTTGAGTCATGAGATTGCAGAAGAGACTCAACATATCGCAAGACAGATTTTGCAAGAAGTTGAGAAAAAAGAGTTTATAGGTAAGAAAAAGATGAATGCGAATGAGGAGAGTGATGAGGTTTGA